In Phocoena phocoena chromosome 3, mPhoPho1.1, whole genome shotgun sequence, the DNA window AGAACAGTGGCTTCTTATTTTTTCAGTTCTAGTCAGTGGTCTCATCTGCCACATGTAGTCTGAGTGATCGCAGATCGGAGTTTAGTGTCAGATGGCCACACTGCTGGCTTCAGGAGGTTCTGGTGTCATTACCCAAAGGACATCGCAACTACCTAAGTGTTGCCGCGGATTGTGTGGGTTGAGGTCTCAGCAGGTGGTAATGCTGATGCCTGGGGGGATGTGTAAGACCTAGTTCATCCACTTTCCGCTGTCACAGGAATGCCTGGTGCCTCATGTATCACCTCATTTCAGCCACCACCCAAGCTGTCCAGCCCGAAAGCgttaaaaagaaatttcatttttatctcttgATGAGCGTTAAAAAGGATCAAATCCATAATTCCTGGCAATGCTTGTTTTCCGCCTCTTCGTTGCCAAAGCCACCCCTCGTCCCCTACTCCCCTTGTTTCTTGCCCTTCTTCTCGCTCCTCTGTTTATTATGTTGAAAGACTGCCTCCATGGTGGTGgaacttctctcttttcctgttaTTCCAGGGGGCACCCCCCAAGGCCAGCTTGCTGTTAGGCAGGGcactgggcaggggaggggaagttGGGCGGGCGGGTGCTGACTTCTCCCTGGCCGGTTGGCCGAGGGGGACCCCGGGAAGATTCTGACATGGAAGATCTTATCCCGTCTTGGCTGCTTTGGGGGAAATGAGATTTGACTCAGGAGATCATCAAAGCTGTGATCATGATAGTATTTTGCTGGGTGCCTCATTTATGgtgttctcctctgtgtctgttgTTTTGAGTTGTAATCCAGTTATTGACACATgcaggagaaattttttaaactctCTTTTTAAAGAGCCTGGATTCCACTTGCTGTAGCAGAGCTGGCTTGGGATTCACTCAGCTCCATCATTCAGAGGCAGGGTAGGCAAGTGGGACAGTGTCCAGCTCCCGCATCGTAGTGCCCCGTGCGCTTGAATTCTAGCTCTGCGGCTTATTTCATCTTTCTCTCCCTCGCAGTGTCCTCAggtgataaaataataatgaacatgTTTTGGGTACTTGCCGTGCGCCCGGCCATGAGCTCGGCACTTTTCCCAACATCTCCTTGGAGCATCCCGCAGCTCCAAGGGGGCCTCCGTGTTACCAGGGTAATGGCAGCGAGAGGAGCCCCTGAGCCGCCCTGCGTTCCTGGTGCTGGGCTGTCCTGCTGCCCTCCCTCCCGGGGTTAAGGAACAGGCACTTGGGGGCATGGAGTCACCCACCCCGTGTACTGCAGGACCAGGGCCTCCTGACGCCACTGCGTTTCTAGGAGCAAATGAGACAATTCCTGTAAAACGCTTgctgcagggcctggcacatagcaaaagCTCAAACTGTAGCTCTTTTAAACTGTCAAAGCCCCACTCCTGATAATATTTTCATATGAAGTTATGTGAACACCTCGGGGTTCTCTCTGAGCTGCAGCCCACTCCCCTGTGACCTCCTGAGTCCCACCTCCAGGCCGCTCCTTGGTACACACACCAGCCCCCCTGATCCTCTCTCTGGCCCTTCTTGGCTAGTACCTGTGGCTGCACTGGGTAGAGTGGATGCAAGGAGTTTAGGCTCGTATTCTTGGTTTGCGTGGGAAGGGGGTGTTCAGCCCTCACACGTTTTTTTCTGAGAAGTTGATCGTATCGCCGTTTCTTGGGTTGGAGGTGGGTTTAATTTCAAGGATTAGGGCGGTAGGCTAGGgaagtgcgtgcgtgtgtgtgtgcgtgtgcgtgcacgtgtgtgtaggTGTGAGGAGACCATAATCTGCGGTGGGTCCCCGTGGAGGCCCTGGCAGCTGTCGAGAGGCCTCAGGCTCAGGAGAAGCCCCCATTTCAGGGGTCTCAAATCAAATGCCCCGAGGGGCCGGGCAGTATCTTTTAAGAATGCAGCACGTCGATTGGAGTCTGTGTGTGACAGATGAGAGCAGTGCCCCATGGAGGGGGCAgcagccagcccccagcccagtgaCTGCAAGCCCTCCAAGTCCACACAAAAACCAGGACGACCCGGTGGGAAGCAGGCAGATGCTCCAAAAGGCTCTTCACAGAGGACGAACTATGAACGTGTTACTGCAGTGAGAAATCATAACCGGTCCTGGGGTTTAGGGAGATGGAGGCTCGTACATGTGCCGGGAGTGTCAGCTCTTTGAGGGGGCACTTTGGCAACATCTGTAACATCTGGAAATGTGCACACCCTTTGACCCAGAGTTTCCTCTTCTAGAAATTATCCTAAAAGATACCGTGAGTCCACGAGGACTGTTGTTGGAGGAAAATGTTTGTAAAAGTGAAAAGCTGGGAAACCACCCAAATGCTCGTCAACAAGGCAGTGATTGTGTACACATGTGATGCTCGCTCTTTATACTAAAATATTATACATTCTTTAAGGAGAATAATGTAGGCTTTAATAAAAGTCTGAATTATAGATGCAAAGGCATTATAGCTTACGTTTTTAAACAATTCATTAAAAACTTTGTACTAAATAGGTAGAAGTAAATACATAATTAACAGCCAATCAATTGTTCTAAACAGGTAAGTACCTGCTTTTGAAAATGTACGTTTCCAGTAAAGGGTACACGaggtctctctgtctcttgtaagCTTATTTCTTAGAGCTGCGTATGAATGTACAACGATctaaaaataaacagtttaatcgaataataaaaaaatgttcttttaaataattataaacatgcatatttttatttgctggtaactttatttctttatttgctgGTAAATTCTTTATTGagagtatatatatttctttattgagAATGTATAACAACTTTACTGAGATATGCATATCAAATATCCATAAGATCAAAAATGCTAAAATTGTAGATTCCGAATCCAGGAGGCTTTTACTAGTTAATCATTGGAATTTTACTAAACCAATGTGCCAGGGAGGGAACTGTTTCACAATGAACCCCAGGAGGTTTGGCCACCATTCAAAAGTTCTCTTCCTCATTTGTACTTCAGCATTTTACATGTTCAAACATAATATAATTAGGAATCTGTTGCACATAGTAAAATATCGCAAGTACGTAGTTGGGGCTCTCCTGGCCTGTGAATTTTCTCTCCTGTCACATCAGGAATCGTAGTGTACCCTGTAGTCTGCACACCTCGCTCCATCCACGACTATTCTAAGTGGCCCACTTTCTGCAAACCATGTCTCTGTGCCTGCTGTCTGAGTCTCGTTCTGTGCGTTCAGATGATGGCATGTGTTATGCCCCATAATGACCTAAGAGTGTCGCCGTGGgcaaaagtgggtggtggccacGCGGCAGGAGACCCCCCTGGTGTGACTGACTCCCGTGGGCTCGGTGCTGAGCAGACTCCCTTGATCATTCTTGGATTTAGCAGATATTCTACCCAGGGCAAGGCGCACTGTGCTAGTTCTTAAAGGACTGCATTCCATCTTTCTCCAGCGAGGTCAGTatttttactcccattttacagtcaAGAAAATTCAGGGGAAGAGAAATGAGGTGTCCCACAGTCAGACAGCTGAGTAAGTAGGAGAAACGGGTTTTAAATTCAGGTCTGAGGGATTCCGAAACCCATGCTGTTTATGTTCCCTGTTCCTCTTGAATTCTGTGGAACAAAGATATCTTTATATATGACACTGATTATAGAACTaggtgtttctttaatttttagattgaattttcaaatgctttaaaaaatgtttatttaaatcaaTGATAGACTCTTTACAGGTAAAATTATCCagtgtatctttttttcccccttaaacaaAGCAGGCTTGTGTAATTgtgatgtatatttattttactttttattgaagtatagttgatttacaatgttaatttctgctgtacagcaaagtgactcagacacatatatacattcctttttatattctcttccattatggtttatcgagtatattaaatatagttccccatgctatacagtgttattattattaaatttttgtaGGAAATGACCAAGTGCACTCCTGGACACTCGTCACCAGCCAAGCCTTAGATACCACGTGGAGAGTAGCAAAGGGGTCAGTGACGTTGGCAGTTTCATTTCTGGTGGGCACCCTCTGCTACTTCAGAAGGCTACATTTATATTTAGGGCACCGGCTGAAAAGGTATGTGGctatgtcatctttaattttcaaaaatgccCTTGctgtttaaaatagaattttgatATTATCGTTCCCTTATCTTTTAGGTGGATTGGATATCTGCAGAGGAGattcaaaagtaaatattttcatgcATATGTTTCCTTAGTTTTAAAGTGCAGAGAGGGTtcaagaagggaaaggaaagggaaaattcaCCACCTTGTGTCTTTGATTTGGTCCAGGGAACCTCAGTGTGGAGGCAGAAGTTGATTTACTCAGTCATTGTGCAAGAGAATGGAAAGGAGAGACACCCCATGCCAAGCTGATGAGGAAGGTGTGTCTGTTTATACAGCTCGTGGTGGCTGGAGAATTTGTGTGTAAAAATCGGGAAACACGCATTCCATTCTGCTTTACCAAATGTGGCACCAAGAACAACTGTGGCTCTAATTAAAAGCCAAACAGCTGCTAGACATTGCCTTCGGGCCTTTCACCTAGAGCTAGTGCCTTCGAGGACTTGGGTAAATTAGGCCCGTAATTTCAGGACACTTGAGCGTTGTACCCGTTTCAGCTCCCCGCTGACCAAGCCTATGAACACATCTGCACATGCAGTGGAGATTTCTGTCCTTGACGGGATTCAGGCACCTTGACATAAAACATTTTGAGGATTTTTAGAACTTTCCATCAGACCGATCTTGGTAAATATTCCCAGCAGTGCTGTCCAACCTTGTCACTAgctaaagccaaaaaaaaagagagtgagagagagaaagaaaaagaagagtacatTTAAATGACACTTTAGCATGGGCTTaaaagtatatatagtatatttcaCTGTGTTCAAGTTGTAGACATCATCTCCCCAGAATGACATTTCCTGGCTCTGGGCTTCCAGGAAGTTACCAACTAAAATAGCATGACATGGACTCCATACACACAAAAGTCACTTGAAAATTACACGTGTTCGCATTCttaatttataattgttttgtttctgttgtccACTTTATTTGGGAGTaacacctgctgaagaggcagtGGATTTGCTTTCTTTATTCTCTCATCCAGTGGAATTAAAGACAGCCTCTCCTCTCGTGCTCATAGGCTTATGAGGAGCTGTTTTGGCGGCGGCATATTAAATGTGTTCGACAAGTAAGGAGAGACAACTACAACACACTAAGGTCGGTGCTCTTCCAAATCTTCAGCCAGGGCCTCTCTTTCCCGTCctggatgaaagaaaaagatattgcGAAGGTACGTTCTCACACCGGAAATTCGGGAAAGGTCACACTGATGGGGACTGCAACGCAGATGCTCGGGGTCTTCTGTGGGTGGCTTTGTACACAGGGCGTCAGGAGACTGAAGGTCCTTTAGCCCAGTCCTCTGTCTCTCATGTCAGTTTGCAAACAAACCATCTCAGAAGGATAGTCGcactcaattttgtttgtttttaatgccgGCATCTTTTCTTGAGAAGGGCATCTGTCCTTTACAAGTTAGGTGGTCTGCTAAAATTCACTTTTCTACTCTATGGTTATTTGAGTGTTGACAAGCACAGTATGTAACCTCCATCCCAGAGAATCCCTTGTATCCCTTTTTGTTAATCCTTCTctcacccccaaccccaggcGACCACTGACATGTCTTCTGTCcctttagttttgccttttccagaatgtcacgtaaatggaattatttggtGTGTAGCCTTTTGAATctgcctctttcacttagcataatgcatttgcAGTTCATCCACGTTGTTCCATGGATTTGTAGTTCACTCCTTTTATTGTTGAATCGTGTTCCATGATATGAATGTCACATATTTTGTTCATCTATTCATGagttgaaggacatctggattgcttccagtttatttatttatttatttggttgccctgggtcttagttgcggcaggcgggctccctaatttgcagctcgcaggctccttagttgtggcatgtgggacaactcttatttgtggcacacatgtgggatctagttccccgaccagggatcgaacccgggccccctgccctgggagcatggagtcttaaccactgtgccaccagggaggtccccagatTGCTTCCTGTtgttgacaattatgaataaggctgttATAAATATTCCCATACAGGATTTTGTATGAACGTAAGTTTTCATcccttttgggtaaatacctaggagtgagaTAGCTGGGTCACATGATaggtttaactttataagaaccTGCCAACTCTTTTCCAAACTGGCTCTGCCATTTTGCCACCAATAAcggagttccagttgctccacattctcaggtttattgttttgttttttagccattctaataggggTGCATTTGTGTCACTGCCTTTTGTTTGCATTCCCCTAATGggtaatgatattgagcatctttgcatgtgcttatttgccatccacaTTACCTGCTTGGAGAAGtctctgttcagatcttttgcccattcttttgtttttgtttgtttgtttgtttttgcggtacgtgggcctctcactgccgtggcctctcccgttgcggagcacaggctccggacgcgcaggctcagcggccgtggctcacgggcccagccgctccgcggcatgtggggtcttcccggaccggggcacgaacccgcgtcccctgcgtcggcaggcgggctctcaaccactgtgccaccagggaagcccctcccattctttattgggttgtttgggttttttaatattgagttttgagaattctttatatattctgaatatgagTGCTTCATCAGCTAtgtcatttgcagatattttctcccagtcagtaccttgttttcttcattttcttgacaGTTAAAGCAGCACAGTCTTATGGATaaccttaatttttatttgaatgtaGTATGCCTAACCACAGATGTACATTTAAGGATGGAGgagcaaagaaatataaagtatttgcatatatataactACACATGGTCTATTTCCTTACCATCTTTTGTTTAGAGCTGTTTTTAGTGGTAGTTTAATTGCATCTAGCGGTTAAGTGTGTGCTGTGTGCCAGCCCTGCTGATAGTTGCTGAGGACAGAGAACTTAGCTGAGGTGCTGGGCTCCACAAGCTCAGCTGGGTGGGAAAATGTATCAGATACCCACAATGGATCAGATTCTTACGTATTCTATAACCTTATAGAGTCCCAACAAGAGTCCTGCAAAATGGATAGTACTGTCATTGATTTTTGACAATTGTCATTGTCTCCATTACAGTGGAGGATGAGGCTAAGAGGTTACATAAACAGTGCTGGGTGAGTAATCTCTCAGCAGGCGAGTGACAAAGCTAGGTTTGAACCCCAAAGTGCATCCTCGTACAATCTACATTCCCCTGATATACTATGTTACTCTTAACGGTTCttggttaaaaataatttctaaaagtgTATACCTAGGAAGTTCGGGAAATGTTTTATCCAAAAAGATAGTTTCTGTAGACGTAATCTTCATTTAGGTTTTCATCAGTTGTGAAACTGTGAATTAAGAAGATGATCCAAATCACTTAATCCACAAATCTAAAACAagactatagggcttccctggtggcgcagtggttgagagtctgcctgccgatgcaggggacgcgggtttgtgccccggtccgggaggatcccacatgccgcggagcggctgggcccgtgagccatggccgctgagcctgcacgtctgaagcctgtgctccgcaacgggagaggccacaacagtgagaggcccgtgtaccgcaaaaaaaaaaaaaaaactatatgttTTTACTTAACTGTTGTTATagtcttttaaaatgaagattctgaatGGGATAAGATTATCTCCTGTGACATATTCCAAATTGTGTGTCAGACATGTTGAGATACTGATCACTGTTGGCATCTACTTCCTTTTTAAGCTTCCTGAAAAACTGCTCTTTTCACAAGGTTGTAATTGGATCCAGCAATACAGTTTTGGTCCTGAGAAGTATACAGGTTCGAATGTGTTTGGAAAATTACGTAAATGTGTGGAATTATTGAAAGCACAGGTGAGTCTTTAGGGGGGAAAACTAGGAATGAAAGCATGCACCCCACACACAGCCCCTTTTCTCTCATGCCAGGCGTGTCGCTCTACGCCCCGCTAGTAGGAAGTGGGGCAGGAATGGTCTTCCAGCAGCTGACCACTTCCTTCCCTGCTCTTCTGTGTCCTTCCCAGTAATGAACGGGAGCGATGCTGTTGTACGCGACGATTACACCTATCACGGGCTAAGAGAGCTTTTGTGGGCTGGCCGGGAAACCTTAACAATCACGTACCTCTGTTGTTTCCCCAGAAAAATGTGGTGCAAGGTCCAGACAAGGCACTGGGAAATGCTCTTCTGAAACGTGCCTATTAGTAACTTGGGGACAGGACAGATGTTATAATTTGACTAAGATTGTTTTTCCTGCTCTGAATAAACACAGATTTTAGATCGTTGAAATGAATCCTCCTTGGGAAATACCATTTCTGTGCCAcggttttctgatctgtaaaactAAAATATGAATAGCCTCAACCCTGTACAGttagttgttgtgaggatttaatgggAGAATGCACGTGGATCGCTTTATACTCcgccctggcacacagtgagtggTAAAGAGAGAATACTAATTAGTACTGTTTGTCACTGGAAAGTCCTTTGTGTAACCCAACACCCTTAGAGGCAGCTTTAGGAAACTGACTTGTTTAGTATTTTACCTAGTAGGTGGTGCTTTTTTGAAAAACtagtttaaatgaaatattttgttattgtaaAAGTAATAAGTActtagggttaaaaaaaaaatcagtgtcaaatgatataaaatgaaaagttaaagttCGACTCCCCTCTATTAATCTCTGGTTTGTTTCATAAGTACTTTAACAATTAGGCAATGGTGCATGTATTCACCTTTCCCGTTTAAGTTTCACTTTACATCTGTGTTTTTAGTGGACTGAATTTAGTGGAATTAAAGATTATCACAAGAGAGGAAGCATGTGCAACATCCTTTTTTCTGATGCTATCCTGGAATATCAACTTTACGAAGCTCTGAAGTTCATCATGCTCTATCAGGTCACTGAGGCTTACGAACAAATGAAGACCGAAAAGGCCATTCCCAGTCTTTTTCGACTCCTGTTTACCCGGGAAACCTCTTCCGACCCTTTAAGCTTCATGATGAATCACCTGAATTCTGTAGGTGACACGTGTGGACTAGAGCAGGTAAATGGGGCAGAAGAATCGCATGTGTATGATGAAGGACGATGCTGGCAACACTTGAGCACATAGGTGTTTGTAGTTTGCTTTCAGCCATGAGCAATCCAGCTGCAAAGAGGTGGCGGGTGGGTATGATTGCCCTCAAGTGAGGAAAAGAAGAGTGATAAACCTTCCTGCCCGGCGCTGGCGGCTGCGTCTTCGCAGCCCTGTGGCTGGCGAGTGGCAGTCCTGGGAGCGTTCCTGACCTTCCCACTGCCTCTCAGGCAGTAACAGGCTTTCCCACAACAGAGGTTACCCAGGAGGAAGTCCAGCTGCAAACTGAGGCAACATCTGGGAGAGCATTTGGCTACTTAGTGCAGACAAGTAGAagttattgaaattttaaaagaagtccaGACAATGCTTTCATTTCCCCATAGAAAAGGGCTTTCGttctgctttgctttgctttcctttcctaGGAGGTGCTCAAAATCATCTGACATTTTagtaaaaattgatttaaaacgataaaaaaaaaaaaccgttgGAAAAACAGTGTAACTTTTACTGTAAGCATtcctttattagttttttttttccaggcagcTTCCCCTGTGATTTCTTCACGCTACTCCCCAGAGACGTTTCTCCGCTTGTCCCCTGCCCTCCACGCAGCGGACGTTCGTCCCCAGCTCTGTGCCCCCTCCCTGGTTCATGTGTGGGTCAGCAAGTACATCATCATCTCATGAGCTGCAGAAGAATACTCGCCCTCCGCTGGTGAGAGGTGGGAATTTGGAGATGTGTATCTGTGACCTCTCTTTCATCTCGTCCCCAGATTGATATGTTTGTACTTGGATACTCCCTGGAAGTGAAGATAAAAGTGTTCAGACTGTTCAGGTTTAACTCCAGAGACTTTGAAGTCTGCTACCCAGAGGAGTCGCTCAGGGAGTGGCCGGAGGTCTCCCTGCTGACTGAGAATGACTGCCACTATCACATTCCTGTCTTTTAAGTCTGCCTGGACCGGGCACCAGCTCTCACCGGTGACAGTGGTCACACTTGCAAGTCATGTTTCTAGAAAAGCAAAGCTAGTATTGCTGCCATTGGAGGAATCGGGACCTCCCTCTCCAGGATTACAGGTACACTGGACGGAGACCCACGTGCCTTCCCTTTGTTTCCAGTGATTTCCTCCAGAGCCCTTGCACTAATGCATTTGTGGGTTGGTGGTTTGACCTTGTTTGTAAAGGCTCTGGTCATTTCACACACAACAGAGCACAAGGACATTCAGTTTGGGAAGAACAAGAACAGGAAGAAAGCgagaaaaaaaacaagtaggGGAAAAGGACTAAAGGGAAAGAATTGCTTTGTCTATAATCTTGATGTTCTTTGTTAAGAATCTTGTCTTTGACTGATTTGGGATCTTCATAAACATGGCCTTATTTTATAAGCATTACCTTCCCAGGAATCTCTATGGTATATTGATTTTCCAGAACCATTCGATTAactttaaaattgtgtgtgtgtgtatttacactcacatacacataaacatgtataattttatatatacatatctaaacACATACTTACACTTAGCCACTACTTTGTAATGTTGTacaatttgttttatcttttttatttttactattgcaTCTGGCCagtttaatatgttttatatagATCAAAAAGATAAATTCTGTAGATTAAGGCAACTGAATGACAATTATTGTACTGTCACAAAAATATTAAACGGTATATTTAATGTGTATTTACATGTGTATCTAACGTGTGTAGGGAGAATCCATcccaatccccagaacctgtaaatatgttGGGTTAAATGGCAAAGGAGAATAAGGCTGCAGGTGAACTTAAGGGACTAATCCACTGACCTTGAAATAGGGAGAGGAGTCTGTGTTCTGCAGGTGGGCCCAACATAATCACAAGCGTCCTTAAAGTGGAAGAGGGACTTGGGAGAGGGTCAGAGGGAAACGAGGTACAATCAGAGACAGATGCAACATTGCTGGCGTTGGTTACTTACAGCATATACAGGAAGAAAGTTACTGCAGGTTCGGGAAGgagccacaagccaaagaatgtgGGCGGCCtctggaagctagaaaaggcgagggaacagattctcccctagagcctccagagaggAACGCGTCCCTGccgacactttgattttagcccagtggaGCCCATGTCAGACCTCTAGCCTACAGACCTGTAAGACAATAGATATGCTGTTTAAGTCGCTAAGTTTCTGGTAATGTGTTACAGCGGCAGTAGACAACTAATATACTCAGGCTAACTAgcttttgatcatctttattttggaaatactttttcagtttattttggtAATCTTTATTTTGGAGG includes these proteins:
- the OTULINL gene encoding inactive ubiquitin thioesterase OTULINL is translated as MFPEKRRLHPRSVFPTLASRSTSCSAQPGLATQKAQRPRPPRKAPPSWSPTLAPPRPPIGGPVCQSTSGLPGRELRLRSPAGASIARQPPGRETGRRPAAAASDRPTGRGSAPISSTRLPWRRGGAPRRSGSGNDLAPPPQVGPGPGGAGAAGAREAVSPPAVGAALGNDQVHSWTLVTSQALDTTWRVAKGSVTLAVSFLVGTLCYFRRLHLYLGHRLKRWIGYLQRRFKRNLSVEAEVDLLSHCAREWKGETPHAKLMRKAYEELFWRRHIKCVRQVRRDNYNTLRSVLFQIFSQGLSFPSWMKEKDIAKLPEKLLFSQGCNWIQQYSFGPEKYTGSNVFGKLRKCVELLKAQWTEFSGIKDYHKRGSMCNILFSDAILEYQLYEALKFIMLYQVTEAYEQMKTEKAIPSLFRLLFTRETSSDPLSFMMNHLNSVGDTCGLEQIDMFVLGYSLEVKIKVFRLFRFNSRDFEVCYPEESLREWPEVSLLTENDCHYHIPVF